The DNA region CTGATGCTGTGTGCCTCACTGCCCAGGTGTGCATCCTGCCCCCATATATGGGGGAAAGCCAATCGCCCGCCCGCGCGAGTCGCGGAAAAACCGCAGCGGAAGCCCCATGATGACGGAATGTCGCGGCCGGTCGACGCTCGGGATCGACCTCCGCCGCCATTTCGGCCGTTTCGGTCCTTCCCTCCGCGCGCGGGTGGTGCTAAAGCGTGCGCCCGCGCCTTTCCGACCGACCGTCACGCCGTCACGCCGCCGCGCTCACGCCGTCGCGCCATCGCGCCGCCGCGCTCACGCCGTCACGCGTTCCGTCGCGCACTCACGCCGGGACCGGGCCGGAGCCGGCCGCGGCGGCGACCGCCGGGCCCTGCGCCTTGGCGGCGTCCCGCACCGCGCCGGCCACCGCGCCGGCCACCTTGTCGTTGAAGACGCTGGGGATGATGTAGTTGGGGTTCAGCTCGCCGTCCCCCACCACGCCCGCCAGCGCCCGCGCCGCGGCCAGCATCATCTCGGTGTTGACCGTGCGGGACTGGGCGTCCAGCAGGCCGCGGAAGACGCCGGGGAAGACCAGCACGTTGTTGATCTGGTTGGGGAAGTCGCTGCGCCCGGTGGCGACCACCGCGGCGTGCTCGCGGGCCGCGCCGGGGTCGACCTCGGGGTCGGGGTTGGCGAGCGCGAAGACGATCGCGCCGTCGGCCATCCGGGCGATGTCCGAGCCGTCCAGCACGTCCGGCGCGGAGACGCCGATGAAGACGTCGGCGCCCACCACGGCCTCCTTCAGGGTGCCGGTGACGCCCTCGGGGTTGGTGTTGTCGGCGATCCAGCGCAGCGCGGCGCCGCTCGGGCCGTCCCCGTCGGCCTTGATGTCCGCGCGCTCGGCGTGCACCACGCCGTGGATGTCGGCGACCACCGCGTGCTTGACGCCGGCCGCCAGCAGCAGCTTCAGGATGGCCGTGCCGGCCGCGCCCGCCCCCGACATGACCACCCGCAGCGCGCCGATCTCCTTGCCGACGCAGCGCAGCGCGTTGGTCAGCGCGGCCAGCACCACGATGGCGGTGCCGTGCTGGTCGTCGTGGAAGACCGGGATGTCCAGCGCCTCGCGCAGCCGCGCCTCGATCTCGAAGCAGCGCGGCGCGGAGATGTCCTCCAGGTTGATGCCCGCGAAGCCGGGCGCGATGGCCGTGACGATCTCCACGATCTGGTCGGTGTCCTGGGTGTCCAGGCACAGCGGCCACGCGTCGATCCCGGCGAACCGCTTGAACAGCGCGGCCTTGCCCTCCATCACCGGCAGCGCCGCCCTGGGCCCGATGTTGCCCAGGCCCAGCACCGCGGAGCCGTCGGTCACCACGGCGACCGAGTTGCGCTTGATGGTCAGCCGGCGGGCGTCCTCGGGGTTCTCCGCGATGGCCATGCAGACCCGGGCGACGCCCGGGGTGTAGACCATGGACAGGTCGTCGCGGTTGCGGATCGGGTGCTTGGACTGCATCTCGATCTTGCCGCCGAGGTGCATCAGGAACGTACGGTCGGAGACCTTGCCGATCGCCACGCCCTCGATCGACCGCAGCTTGCCGACGATCTCGTCGGCGTGCTCGGTCGAGGTCGCGGCGATCGTCACGTCGATGCGCAGCTTCTCGTGACCCGAGGCGGTGACGTCCAGACCGGTGACCGAGCCGCCGGAGGACTCCACGGCGGTGGTGAGCCGGCCGACCGCGGTCCCGCTGGCCGGGACCTCCAGCCGCACGGTGATCGAGTACGAGACGCTTGGCGCCGTTGCCATGACGACCTTCTTCCGGTTCCTGCGAGGGTGGTTCGCTGTGCGTGTCGATCGTCGCACTTACCTGCGGGTACGGGTGAATCCGACGACCCCTGGGCGTCAGGTAAGCACCGCCGACGGTGGAAGGCTACTTCCACGATGTGAAGGGCGGGCAACGCGCAGGCGTGCGGCACGGTTTTCCGCCGGACGGGGGCCCGCGGGGGCCGACGCGCACGAAGACGCGCACGAAGGGGACGCGAACGGGAATCGCATCCCCCGCGGGTTTGTTAGCCTGGATACGGCACCGGCTCGATCCAAGCCCCCGGGCCCAACCTTAGGCGCTTCGAGCG from Actinacidiphila sp. DG2A-62 includes:
- a CDS encoding NAD-dependent malic enzyme, translated to MATAPSVSYSITVRLEVPASGTAVGRLTTAVESSGGSVTGLDVTASGHEKLRIDVTIAATSTEHADEIVGKLRSIEGVAIGKVSDRTFLMHLGGKIEMQSKHPIRNRDDLSMVYTPGVARVCMAIAENPEDARRLTIKRNSVAVVTDGSAVLGLGNIGPRAALPVMEGKAALFKRFAGIDAWPLCLDTQDTDQIVEIVTAIAPGFAGINLEDISAPRCFEIEARLREALDIPVFHDDQHGTAIVVLAALTNALRCVGKEIGALRVVMSGAGAAGTAILKLLLAAGVKHAVVADIHGVVHAERADIKADGDGPSGAALRWIADNTNPEGVTGTLKEAVVGADVFIGVSAPDVLDGSDIARMADGAIVFALANPDPEVDPGAAREHAAVVATGRSDFPNQINNVLVFPGVFRGLLDAQSRTVNTEMMLAAARALAGVVGDGELNPNYIIPSVFNDKVAGAVAGAVRDAAKAQGPAVAAAAGSGPVPA